In the genome of Xenopus tropicalis strain Nigerian chromosome 10, UCB_Xtro_10.0, whole genome shotgun sequence, the window ggtttgcaggatagggcaattattggggcagggtagaatagattttttacttaaaaatttttagtgttacttttcctataaagaggtagttcacttttaagttaacttttagtatgttatagaattcatagcaaataatatttatctttctatgcaagCCCTCTACTAttaatattcccatctctcgtttaaaccactgcctggttgctagggtaagtatgaccctagcaaccagatagctactaaaataccaaatggagagctgctggacaaaaagctaaataactgaaaaaacataaaaaatgaagaccaattgcaaattcatattttaaagttaatttaaagttaaactacccctttaagaaaacAGTGAGTATATTTGCTCAAAGAAATAAGCAACAGATTAATTCTATAGATGGCCATACATTGCCAGACCTGCTTGTCTAATGTGGTCGACAAACAAGAAGATCTGGGCCCAACTTTGCCACCCACACACTGGGTAAAAACCAGGCTGATCTGAATGTCGGCCCGAGAGCCAATGATCGGATCATACAGTCCCGTCAGATATGGACTGCATCTACATGCCAAAGTGGTCCTCATCAGAGGGGACACCCGGCCAATGTTTGCCCAGATGTCAGTGGTGCAGGCCTGCCAGTGAGCCCCCATGcccgggccaataagctgcttacTATGTCTGGAATGACCATATATTGCCACCTTTAGAAAACAGGGAAACTAACTAATGTGTAAAAGCTTGCTCTATGCTAAGGAAAGGTATGCTCTGTATATAAACACTGGGACCGCCATTGCTTTGGCTCATTCATTCCTGTTCCTGATAGAAACCAACAGCAAACCTTTATAAGCCCCAGGCCTTGACTATAtcttgtggcaaatgccagaggggttacTGTTAGGTGCCATTAATAATTTAGGGCTGGCTGGGCCGCAGGGTACTTGAAAAGCCAGGGCctcttttgaatctcagtcctgACAATGATGAGAACTATAGGTAGAGCTATACCTATAGTTCTCATCATTGTCAagactgagattcaaaagagGCCCTGGCTTTTCAAGTACCCTGCGGCCCAGCCATAGGATGAGCCAAAGGTATAACTGCATATAAGCAGAAAATTAAAGTTCTGACCACACAATAAGCTCTGTTCTAATACTGtctagttaagcaaaataaaaaaaaagttctatgtATCAGCAAGCTAGGATTCCCCTTAAAATGTGTTAGAGTCCTGCATGGGTCCAATTTTTGAAACCTGGATCCATGACCTGCAACCTGCATTTTACCAGCTGAGACCCACTATCTGACCTGACTCGTGCTCTTGCTGTAAACCGGAAGTGATATAATCAGAAGTGAGCAGGGGCAGAAAAAAGTTACCAACCCGATGCGGGACTCATGTGATACAGGAATGAATAGCAAGCAGCTGGAGACCAAAATGATTATATGAATGTAATCCTATGTGGTTTTTGGAGGTATTTTTTAATCGCTTGGGGCGGTTATCCTAAAATAAATGGTAGTATTGTAAAACACCACAAGCAACCTGTTTACTCAAAACAATCCAACTGGTTTCATTATTCCTATGGGTCAAATATATATTACAGCCTCCAGTCTGCTTAGTTCCATATAAATCAAATTCAAATGTGGGCTTTAGCCCTTGAGGTGGAATGAAATCTAGTAATATTAGCCCAGCTGTGATTAATCAACAGGAAAAAGATGAGTAAATGCAACATTCCGAATTCTTGCTAATTCtcagtaaaaatgtataaaatgtatgcaCTGTATGCATCAATGTATTTATGCAGAATGATGATTTAATGTATAAGGTTAAATTATAATGGTAAATGGTGGCAGCTTTATTCCCACGTGAAGGCTACAGACCTATCAGAGAGCTACTGATCACTATTTGGATATCCTGATCCTATAAAGAGCTACTGATTTTGGGCTGGATAGCCTGACAGGGCTAGTGATCTCAGTTTACACAGCTGGCATTTGGGCAGCCAACTGGCAGGCACTTGTACTCACTGCGGGAAGGATGGGGGGAAGGGGAAACTGTTTTTGAGACCCACAGATACATTGTCATTCTCTATTTTATTGATTTACATGTTATTGCTTGAACTAACAAAGGCATAATGAACGTAACTGTACACAAACGTGTCATTTCTTACCATTGACGTCACTACTAAAGCAGGAGAAAATCCCATTGCTAAATAGAAGAGCAGTTCAACAATCTTATAcctaaaagaataaaatatattctttatggCTCAGTGTAAATAACCACAGGATCATCTCACACCCCCAGTCCTTGTGCCATTCTGTCATTGGCTCAGTAATTTAAACACATCTTGTGCAGACATATAGCACCCGGACAGATGGCCAATGAGTAGTTGTGCACATCTGTGCTTTCCATATATAATATAGATCATAGTGTAAATGTAACAGTGCCTTACAATAAAATGGCAGGAATTTAGCTAAATGTACATATACATGACATGCAAAAAATATGGTGGAAGAGAAAAATACAAAGTTCAGTGCTCCAGCTTTTTGAGGAACTCTCACAACTGCCAGTTCAGCTGGCAGCAGCAAATTCTTACCATCCAATAGCTCAGCTGGCAGTTTAAATTCTAACCATCCAATAGCTCAGCTGGCAGGGGTAAATTCTAACCATGTAATAACTCAGCTGGCAGGGGTAAATTCTAACCATGTAATAGCTCAGCTGGCAGGGGTAAATTCTAACCATCCAATAGCTCAGCTGGCAGTTTAAATTCTAACCATCCAATAGCTCAGCTGGCAGCGGCAAATTCTTACCATCCAATAGCTCAGCTAGCAGGGGTAAATTCTAACCATCCAACAGCTCAGCTGGCAGGGGTAAATTCTAACCATCCAATAGCTCAGCTGGCAGGGGTAAATTCTAACCATCCAACAGCTCAGCTGGCAGGTTTCACTTATGGACACTGAATACTGGGAAGGATGGTTAATTCTGTTTAATATAATTCATCAaagtttttgtgaatcatgtatTGCACAATTCTGATAAAGTTTTTTAGAGtgttttaaaggttaatatatcaaccaaacaatcacatatgttaatgttgtgactatttaatcatgtgcaccgctgtgtgtctgtatgcctgacgaaggggtatgcccccgaaacgttgcattttgaataaacacgcaagggctaagccctgcttgcactttacttgttgtgctggctgaaatattttgaccggactgtgtggagagtgccgactctctaggctgtgcaccaagtaataattctctggaggaggtaagggtgtgctggtgtaaatattttttcctaTAGGTTAAATTCTAACCATCCAATAGCTCAGCTGGCAGGGGTAAATTCTAACTATCAATATCTCAGCTGGCAGGGGCAAATTCTCACAATCTAGTAGCTCGGCCAGCAGGGGTAAATTTTCATACTCCAATAGCTTAGCAGTAAGGTGAAGCGCCAGGAGATGAACCTCAAACAGCTGGGTCACTAAAACTTGAGTATTCATGCAGAGGAATGTTAAACTAAATATAACCAAAGAAGCACAAAGGAAATGTGGCCTCACAGTGCCATTACCATATTGTCCTGCTAAGTTAGAAAAAGTGTATCTGCTTTGACTGCCCAAGCAATCTTGAAAGTAAAACATTATGATGCAGCTGACTGTAAGGAGATagtgatgtacagtatatttgaaTTAGTAAGTTTAATATAGCAGCACCTAGTTGCCCTAAACAAATGTTGAGCCACTGATATTCTCCATATAGGGGGAAAAAGGGATAATAATTCCAATCACTCAAGGTGTTTTGATCACATAAGGGAAAATGAGCCATAACAGCTCTTATGTGCCCAGCTCAAGCCTATCAGAACCCTCTGAACATTAAATTTAGAACAGAAATTTGGATTACTTCTACAGGATTTACAAcagagatttcaatgcagaaattGAGGTGGAGGTAAAGcacataagctggccatacacgtttagaTTTTAGTTGTCTTATGACAAACCAACTGATCAGCATGGTATGAAAAGTggggcgtgtatggccagctttacaggcaTACATGAGCAGCTGATTTAATTGTACACCATCCCTGTAGGAATTTTGCTTGGAAGATCCTGTCAATCAAAGCAGTACATATGGGTCACTCCCTTAAAGCAGGGAGTCCCCCTTTGGAACACAATTAAAAGTTTCAATGCAATAATAAATAGTTAAACAACATAATTAATACATAATTTCTGAACAAAATCTAGGGTCAAGAAGCTGCCACCAAGGCATAATATTGGCCATATCTAAAATGGCAGATCCACCAGTTGAACACGTAAAAGATCACTGCCCATTTTATCATCATATTTGGCTAAAATAGTCAGAAAGAGCAGCCAGTCAATTGATGACCGTTAAAAGTGCTGGTGTGCTACTAATTCAAATATATTTCTCAATATATCTGGTTAAAGATCTGTTTCATTCTCAAAAAATGTTGATAGAAGTAATTGAACTCATAACTTGGCCATGATACAACGGTGACTGTTTAAGAAGgtgcttacatatatatataaaaatatcttaCTTTTCAtggtataaaaatacataaacagTTCCTCCTACGGCCATTAACCATATAAACCACCTCATGTGCGAAGCCATAGGACCAAGCTCACGTAGGTTCAACCTAGAAAAAATtaggagagaatgagagagaaaatTCAAGAGGATCATTCACCAAAAAGTACAATACGGTCATGGCCATATATATTGCCACCTTTGCCACTcataaataactaaaataaacaaaagaCAAATTTGCCGATTACATAACTTGCCTTACTCCAGACATTCTTGACTTAACAGGCTTTTGAAAGCAGTCAGTGGAAGCTTGGGAGGGATGCCAGGGGACTCGTGATACAAAGAGAAATATTACTCCAGCAACCAAGTATTAATGTGAACACTTTAGGTGAAGCACTGCCTAACTAAGGCCTTCCAAGGGATTTTATGGCCATTAATTTGGCCAGGGTATGACATAATTATTCAAATACAATCTAGGCTTCCAAACTGTGGTATACGAGCTCTTTACCTAACAACAAGTAAAGAGCTGGGAGCACTGAGGAAGAATACAAAGGAGCAGACATATTTTAGGTTAATATCATAATCCTGTGTGTGAGCATCTGAGAAAAATTCAGGTcataaaaggggtggggcttatcAAAAAGGTGCCGTGTTACTGAATTGGCTTTAGGGCTGTTTGTTGGTTTTTTTAAGGTTTGAGAACAGTTGCATTACACTTGGCTTGATGCATATTCCAAATATACATCTTTAAAATATTTGTTCAACTAGAAAGAATCTCATTAGAATAAAAATGCTGGTATGTATGTATCAAGTATGTAAACTGGGTGCATTCTCCTTTATGAGATCATTTCCCAGCACACTGTAATTAAAGCTACCTTACATGTATTTGTTATTCATTAGAAAGCAACACCTCCTCCTGCTagcctgtgtcttttttgatgGCAGGACCCACAGTTAGGcaaggtttttctttttaatacagAGAATAAAACCTACCATGGTGCATAAGAAGCTGCAATGAAAAAGTAGATGACCATCCTATCACACATGTGGAAGCAGTGTTCAACTGACCTGTAAAATTAACAGAGGGAATATCTGTAAGTTCCTGTAAGATGTTAGAAATGTTACAGTATATTAAACGATTGGCTTAGCACTACATTACACACATATAAAAGGACTGATTACTTTAAATGCCTAGAAGGGAAAAAAGGCTTACTTCCCTTCATTGTAATTTAAAGACCATTAAGTCACAAGCACCAGAGACTCACTAGATTATTCATCAGAAAGGAGAATTTAAGGCATAAGAAAATCACTAAATAGCTGTTACTAAAATCCAGGGGAAATGCCAATATTCCAATATTCAAGGCATTGTCTATGTGTACACAGAAAACATCATCTGTGTATCTATCTTCATTTAAACATACAACAGCAGCCACTGCCATAGAGTTTTCTTCTAGTTACTCTGGAGTAAGGACCAGCTAGTGTCAGGCATCTGTATTGCTGCCCTCCCGAGGTCTGGAGAATACCTCATGTGTGTAGGCAACATTGCATTCATATCTATACATAACATATACAGGGAAGGTAAATATCTGGCTAAAATCGTGAGTCCATCGGGAGGTGCCAAGTCAGCAGCTTGTGTATGGGCCCCATTAACTTAAAGGTCTTGCAGTTAGTCATTCATACCTTAGGTGACTCTTTTTCCAGGTGACTATATGGAACACTGTGGACACTATAAAAAGGGCACAGAGGCCCATTCCATAAATCCAAGCCGTTATCTTTTCCCATCGATCATCTGACAGGCGGTGTAGCAGGGCACTCCCCACAATAGAAGGGACAATGAGGAACTAGTAGAAAGAAAGGGGATAACACAACCTTGTCGTTAGTACAGCACTTACTACAGCCACATGGCATTTTTGGCTATTTTCTCCATGCATTTGTCTAAAGAATGTAGCACCAGTGCCAAGTTAAGATTCATACACCCTCTCCATATCATACATCTATTTGCTTTGCCGATATTCAAAAGTGTTTGTATTGGAGCAGGTTATTCCCCACACCTTGCTGTTGACTTCTATGTGAAATTTAGAACTGTAAAAGTCATGGTAAGGCATTTACTTGATTCAAATGCTTTACCACCAGAAATGTTGCATGTTTTGTCGCCTACACTGAAGGAAATTAAGCACGCATGACAAAAGCATTTGCTATCACCCTTACAAAAACTTACAAGAGGCAGCAGAGGGGCTATATAACACTAAGTCGAAAAGACAGAGAAAGAAATAGTTGTACCATTACTGTCAGGCTACAGAGCTGAAGACACATTTTCTTTAATCTTTTTATATGCTCAATAACTATGGTTAATAACCCAGCAAAAAGCACAAAGGATCATTCATTCTAATAATATTATGGCAACACTACTATGCCATTAGTGTACAGTAACACTAATTACTGAATACCACACATTGCTTCCATGCATAGATAAAAGCTACTTAgatgactgtattcctttaaaccCTGGATGTAATGATGACACTCATTCCCCTGCTAGGGTTTACATTGCATTTGGGAAGCATTTTGCTTTATGAGTCAGACTTTGGATTCAACTTGCACAACCACAACCTTTATTAGAACCTAAAAATTGTATCAAGCAAGTGATGAGCTGCTTTCGTAATGCCAGCTGAAATGGCACTAACTAGTAGCTTTACaccaagaaaacaatatattttatgaaagtaaacattctgacaaattTAGAATGGGTAAAAGCTCTACTAAAATTAGCAGAAATATGATGGTACAAAATCAGGGAAACACATTGATGAGACCACAAATAAAATGGTGTCAAATACAGCAAAACTTAAAATGatgcaatgtaaaataaatggacagGCTGTAGTATATATGAATTCttttcagctactgcaaaaacAACCACACCATCGTTTGTATGTATTGTGTGTATGTAGTAAATACTTAAAAATGTAAGTTAACCCcagaaaaatatgcattttgggAAAGAACACAATTTGCAGAATCCAAACtggttaaatatatttttctactcAAAACTGTTAACTGCAAAGTCTTGCTTTATGTATCAATTTTTATCATCTTAGATCTTGCACTTTACTGCATGAACCCTTATGTATCTAAGTAAAACTtttgtaaatacatatttatagcaTAGAATCTTCCACGTCATTAGGTAACAAgagaaaacacaataaatattaattccagggtctTCAGGACACTATGAAGCAGATATGCCTAGGATTCCCAAAGTATGTAGACATCAAAACCAGCACACTGTCTGTATTTTGTGGCGTAGCAGTACATTGACCCCATAAAACTATGTATTTATGGAATGCACGCACTTTGCCAAGTCATATCAAAGCCAGCACATATCCTTATATACAAAGCAGTGGAGTACATACACCGCGCCAGGCCCTCTGCAAAAGAAAACTTTGGAGGTGCCTGGAATGTTCTGCAACCCCTAATCGCCCCACACCCCTGCCAGCTCTCAGGTGGAGTGGTCAGGGTGCTGGGATTTCTCCACAGCTAtgtcccgaatgggaaaaattcggattggaaacgaaaatttctgaagatcgcaaatatcacgaaaatgctttacgaaaaaatcgcattagtcacgataatatcgtattggcgatctgaaagttgcggaattttcataccgaaccattgtaaacagtggcagagcctttccgatttttttgcacgGGCGCTCGAAAAAAATTGCGCGCCCGCGCGAAAAAGTCGCATAAACACTCCGAGCGTtcgggtcttggtaaatctccccctatgagtcataACAATACACCTGCTAGAAAGCAGAAGCTGAATCTGTTATTTCTGATAATATCTCTTAGTCATAGTCCACTGGGTTATAAAAgggttatatattttatagttcaAATAAAACCCGGCTCTTCCCATCCCACCACTGATAAAATAGCCAACTTGTAGTTCTATGTGCAATGAGTTCTAGGAAACGGGCACAGCTATTGGGCTCTGCTTGTCAGCATTAGGTAAACAGCACTAAGGTCTCTTTAAGGACATGTAACATCAGCTTTGCACATTGCTGTGGTTTAAATTTCATTCCCTCCCCTTACCCACCACATTAATACAGGGAAATGCTGTTAGTTGCAGCCCTACGGCACATACACTAAAACCTGACTGGACATTCAAATTTGCCATTTACCACTAGCAGAAATCTTGGCACTTGTCAATATGGACCAAGTactttttaaaagtgggtgggtGAGGGCCGGGTGGGGGTTAACCTTTTGTCAATCCTCACATCACTAACGGGCATGTGTCTGGCCGAACTGGAGAAGGCCCCTTTTTAGATACAGGTACCCATTCAACTTAATTGGCAGGGCCCACTACTGAAGTGGCCTAgttgacaactttatgtcacaggttgttgaggagccaaccaggaaccatgctatactagatctagtgttctctaatgacccagaacgtatagcaaatgtgcaagtggttgaacccctgggtaatagtgaccataatcatgtttggtgcaggaaacaaatttacatgggggcaacaaagacactgaattttaggaaggcaaattttagctccttaagggcagcgcttcagggcatagattggggcattatgttttctgataaaaacacagagcagaaatggttgtcatttaaaatgatattaaatcattactgttctcaattcattccattaataagaaaaagtagaagtgttaagaatcaccctatgtggattaactctgaggtaaagaagttaatagggaaaaaaaggaaagcttttaagaaatataagtcagaggggacagtagctgcgtttaatgattataaacactataacaagtgttgtaaaacagcaatctggaaggcaaagatagaaaatgaggagcgcatcgcggccgaggccaagactaaccccaaaaagttttttaagtatattaatagtaaaaagatgcaggttgagggtgtggccccattgagttataataacaatatggttacagcggatacagaaaaggcagatgtgcttaaccagttcttttcttctgtgtatacagtagaggagccagtgggccaagtcccacccaatagcttcactgttgcctcagctccaactacacagtggctggcacaggatatggtgcttaaagggttacacacgataaatgtaaacaaggcacctgggccagatggaatacaccctcgggtactcagagagctaggggcagaattgcagtggcccttgtttctgatattctcagactctctttcatcaggtatggtacctagggattggaagaaggtgaatgtcattcccatatttaaaaagggagtaagatctcagcctggcaattataggcctgtaagtttgacatccgtggtgggcaagttatttgaaggcttgttaagggatcacattcaaaattatgtagtggagaatgccattatgagcagtaatcagcatggctttatgaaggacaggtcatgtcagaccaatttaattgctttttatgatgaggtaagtaagaagctggacagtggggatgcagtagatataatctatttggattttgccaaagcatttgataccgttccccacaaacgactgctttctaagctaaggtctattggtcttagtgaagccgtttgcacatggatagaaaactggctacaggatcgggtacagagggtggttgttaatggtacattctctacttggaataaggtcctcagtggggtccctcagggttctgtactgggtccacttttgtttaatttgttcataaatgacttaggggagggtattatgagtaatgtatcagtgtttgcagatgacacaaaactctgcagaccagtcaattctatccaggatgtgacatccctgcagcaggatcttgaccaactggcaatctgggcagctaagtggcagatgagatttaatgtggataaatgtaaggtcatgcacctgggatgtaaaaatatgcaagccccgtataaccttaatgggactgcactaggcaaatccataatggagaaggaccttggagtccttgtagataataaacttggctgtagcaagcaatgccaggcagcagctgcaagggcaaacaaggttttgagctgtattaaaaggggtatagattcacgggaggagggggttattcttcccctttacagagcgctggtaaggccccatctagaatatgctgttcagttttggtctccagtgctcaaacgggacattattgagttagagagggtccagagaagggcaactaagctggtaaagggtatggaaagtctcagttatgaagaaagactggccaagttgggtctgtttacactggagaagagacgcttaagaggtgacatgataactatgtataaatatataaagggatcatataataacctctctaatgttttatttaccagtaggtccttccaacggacacgagggcacccacttcgtttagaagaagggaggttccatttaaatattcggaaaggattttttactgtgagagctgtgaagttctggaattccctccccgaatcagtcgtgctggctgatacattatataactttaagaaggggctggatggattcttagcaagtgagggaatacaggggtaggggagatagctctcagtacaagtgagggaatacagggttatgggagatagctcttagtactagttgatccagggactggtccgattgccatcttggagtcaggaaggaattttttcccctctgcggcaaattagagaggcttcagatggggtttttttgccttcctctggatcaactagtagttaggcaggttatatataggcattatggttgaacttgatggacatatgtcttttttcaacccaacttactatgttactatgttactatgttgggCAGAAAGCTAAGAGCCCAGGCTCCCTCAGGGTGGGGGCCCCGGCAACTAAATAGAATGGGGCCTGATAATgcaaactactaaaaaaaaacaagatatttACATAATTAAAAGATAATCATTTCTAGTTGAAGCTCTAGTAATCAAATATTCAACTTCAAACAGCAGATTAGTAAATGCTCtctgccagtgatccccaaccagtggctcgggggcaacatgttgctcaccaaccccttggatgttgctttcagtgcccccaaacctggtagttattattgaattcctgactttgggtTCCTGAATtggagttttggtggaataaaaacaagatttactaccaaataaagccccctgtaagctgatagtgtgcatagaggctgcctaatagccaatcttagccctaatttggcacctccgtgaacttttatgatgcttgtgttgctctccaagtctttttacatttgactgtggctcatgagtaagaaaggttggggatccttgctctATGCATACACAAGAGAGAGggagattgatcaatgcacatttcccGGTCTATGTATTTCAGCAGAGTTACTccgcaggaagaatggccaaacttccatgtggttgtagcacccccacacccgtccctttaatggtggtcttatgccttggtcaatgggcagtcttctccatTACCAGCCGCAAGCTGGGAAGGATTAAGCCTATAGAACCAATGTTGTGGTCTGGGCAATCTCCCTCTATAAAAGCTAaaggcatgggggtggactaagccctgTGACTGAAACCAATGCCCAGGTTGGGggacacttatcccaagaaatgctttaaaaaatatgACCCCAAgaaatgctttaaaaaatatgaccagaggtaaatagtaaggaccaccatatggggacGTGGTATGGTGGAttaccaattttatgatcataatctggtaactaaaaacccctgtttttttaaaaaacatgcacTAGCATAATTATTAAATTTCTTAtggaacaggggaccagggaactTGCATTGATCAATACccctctctcttttgtatgcttgtagctaatttgggcAGGTTTTAGTGTATGTGTAACAATTTACGTACACACATAACGTAGGTAATAAAAATTTGTCACCATTGCGTAGCACATGTGCCATGCATTATCCAAAGCTATGAGAAGAAAAATACATTGATATCCTTTGTCTGTCAATCTCCTATGTCAATAAATATTTGCACAATCTTTTTaccccattttattattattaacattaatttataaagtgccaacatattctgcagcgctgtacaataagtgggtttcatacactggacatacagagtaacatataaggcaatcaataaccgatacaagaggtgaagagagccctgcccaaaagagcttacaatctacaaggagaaagggttgagacacaaccCCATTTTCTTTAATATACCAATATCTCTGATTAGTTCCTTGTCCCCTTAACAAGCGCTGCTTACAAGAAGTGAGGGAAACCAGGCGTGTAATTctgtttaattatttacattcctTATCCACCAAAAAATACCTTTTAGCAGTAGCACAGGGGAATGTGATATCTATTGCTGAACCCCTAACGCTTCTCACTGGCTGCAGATGTATTTTACTTTCTAGCACAAATCAAAGTGGCTGCTTAACCCATCCTCTGCCAGAATATTCTCATTCTTTATTCATGACGCTGGGCTCTATCCTACAAGCAATGTTGGAATACATTTACTTCCTGGGTGTCTGGCATAGGAAATCTGGGCAGCTGTAGAA includes:
- the mmd gene encoding monocyte to macrophage differentiation factor isoform X1, whose product is MPAFSLHKTKFAKFMNHRAPANCRYKPTWYEHAANCYTHAFLIVPSIVGSALLHRLSDDRWEKITAWIYGMGLCALFIVSTVFHIVTWKKSHLRSVEHCFHMCDRMVIYFFIAASYAPWLNLRELGPMASHMRWFIWLMAVGGTVYVFLYHEKYKIVELLFYLAMGFSPALVVTSMNNTEGLHELAWGGLIYCLGVIFFKSDGIIPFAHAIWHLFVALAAAVHYYAIWKYLYKSPSADLIRHL
- the mmd gene encoding monocyte to macrophage differentiation factor isoform X2: MGAKDYKRFMNHRAPANCRYKPTWYEHAANCYTHAFLIVPSIVGSALLHRLSDDRWEKITAWIYGMGLCALFIVSTVFHIVTWKKSHLRSVEHCFHMCDRMVIYFFIAASYAPWLNLRELGPMASHMRWFIWLMAVGGTVYVFLYHEKYKIVELLFYLAMGFSPALVVTSMNNTEGLHELAWGGLIYCLGVIFFKSDGIIPFAHAIWHLFVALAAAVHYYAIWKYLYKSPSADLIRHL